A window from Lactiplantibacillus pentosus encodes these proteins:
- a CDS encoding LysR family transcriptional regulator has product MNTKDLAYFDELISQKNFSKVAKTFNVSQPTITTAIKRLETEFGAPLVIRDRIQNTLHVTESGAQLAEHAKIVLHELRIAHQEIDNLSQNRLILGLPPIIENHYFPKVGAKLAEAGLLASLETVEGGSIFLRNAVRDGRVDLTLLGSVEPLAYQTLIAEEFDRQPFCIYVSKDHPLAQRKRIYFNELRRENFVFFNSNFIHNTAFNKLTRRNHFRPNIVFRSNDTHVLMKLIGENVGVGFFTRIVDHYRKDVVRLDLMDTEPPEFITSIVYRTTHILTPVQHQLLTIMHDTLAPNEDDSNES; this is encoded by the coding sequence ATGAACACAAAAGACTTAGCTTATTTCGATGAATTAATTTCTCAAAAAAATTTTTCAAAAGTTGCGAAAACTTTCAATGTGAGCCAACCAACCATTACCACTGCCATCAAAAGATTGGAAACTGAGTTCGGCGCCCCACTAGTGATTCGTGACCGCATCCAGAACACCTTGCACGTTACTGAGAGCGGCGCACAACTAGCTGAACACGCCAAAATCGTGCTTCACGAACTGCGCATCGCCCATCAAGAAATCGATAACCTCTCGCAAAATCGACTGATTTTAGGGTTACCGCCGATTATTGAAAATCATTATTTTCCCAAAGTCGGTGCCAAATTGGCGGAAGCCGGACTACTTGCCAGTCTGGAAACGGTGGAAGGCGGGTCGATTTTCTTACGAAACGCCGTGCGCGACGGGCGAGTGGACTTGACCTTACTTGGTTCAGTCGAGCCACTCGCTTATCAGACCCTGATTGCGGAAGAATTTGACCGTCAACCCTTCTGTATTTACGTCTCTAAGGACCACCCACTCGCCCAACGCAAACGAATCTACTTCAATGAATTACGCCGCGAGAACTTTGTCTTCTTTAATAGTAATTTCATCCATAACACCGCGTTCAACAAACTCACGCGCCGGAATCATTTCCGTCCCAACATCGTCTTTCGCTCCAATGACACCCACGTGTTGATGAAATTGATTGGCGAAAACGTCGGCGTCGGCTTTTTCACACGAATCGTCGATCACTACCGCAAAGATGTCGTTCGCCTCGACTTGATGGATACCGAACCACCAGAGTTCATCACCAGCATCGTCTACCGAACGACCCACATTTTGACGCCGGTCCAGCACCAATTATTGACCATCATGCACGACACGTTGGCACCCAATGAGGACGATTCGAATGAATCCTAA
- a CDS encoding malolactic enzyme, whose product MTKTASTILNNPFLNKGTAFTKEERQALGLTGTLPSKVQTIDEQATQAYAQFKSKPSRLEQRIFLMNLFNENRTLFFHLMDEHVVEFMPIVYDPVVADSIEQYNELFLDPQNAAFVSVDAPEDIEATLKNAADGRDIRLVVVTDAEGILGMGDWGVNGVDIAIGKLMVYTAAAGIDPSQVLPVSIDAGTNNQKLLDDPLYLGNRHKRVSGAQYYDVIDKFVEAEQKLFPDSLLHFEDFGRDNAQVILDKYKDQIATFNDDIQGTGMVVLAGILGALNISKESIKDQKILSFGAGTAGMGIANQILDELMQAGLTEEEAKQHFYAVDKQGLLFDDTEGLTPAQKAFTRKRSEFSNADELTNLEAVVKAVHPTVMIGTSTQPGTFTESIVKEMAAHTERPIIFPLSNPTKLAEAKAEDLIKWTDGRALVATGIPADDVEYKGVTYQIGQGNNALMYPGLGFGLIASTAKVLNGETLSAACHALGGIVDTSKPGAAVLPPVSKITEFSQTLAEVVAQSVIDQKLNKEPITDAKQAVADMKWVPEYKTISK is encoded by the coding sequence ATGACAAAAACTGCAAGTACCATTTTAAATAACCCATTCTTAAATAAGGGGACTGCTTTTACTAAAGAAGAACGCCAAGCATTGGGCTTGACCGGGACGTTACCAAGTAAGGTTCAAACCATCGACGAACAAGCGACTCAAGCTTATGCGCAATTCAAGAGCAAGCCAAGTCGGTTGGAACAACGGATTTTCTTAATGAACCTGTTCAACGAAAACCGGACGTTGTTCTTCCACTTAATGGATGAACACGTGGTTGAATTCATGCCAATCGTTTATGATCCGGTCGTTGCTGATTCAATCGAACAATACAACGAATTATTCTTGGATCCACAAAATGCCGCCTTTGTTTCAGTTGATGCACCAGAAGATATTGAAGCTACTTTGAAGAACGCGGCTGATGGTCGCGACATTCGCTTAGTCGTTGTGACTGACGCTGAAGGAATCCTTGGTATGGGTGACTGGGGCGTTAACGGTGTTGATATCGCCATTGGTAAGTTGATGGTTTACACGGCCGCTGCTGGTATCGACCCATCTCAAGTCTTGCCTGTAAGCATTGATGCTGGGACCAACAACCAGAAATTATTGGATGATCCATTGTATCTAGGTAACCGTCACAAGCGGGTTTCTGGCGCACAATACTATGATGTGATCGACAAGTTCGTTGAAGCTGAACAAAAATTATTCCCAGATTCATTGTTACACTTTGAAGATTTCGGTCGTGACAACGCGCAAGTTATCTTGGACAAGTACAAGGATCAAATCGCAACCTTTAACGATGATATCCAAGGAACTGGGATGGTCGTTTTAGCGGGTATTTTAGGTGCTTTGAACATTTCTAAGGAAAGCATCAAGGACCAAAAGATCTTGTCATTCGGTGCGGGTACTGCCGGCATGGGGATTGCCAACCAAATCCTCGATGAATTAATGCAAGCTGGTTTGACCGAAGAAGAAGCTAAGCAACACTTCTACGCCGTTGATAAGCAAGGTTTACTTTTTGACGATACTGAAGGCTTAACCCCAGCCCAAAAGGCCTTCACTCGTAAGCGTAGCGAATTTAGTAACGCTGATGAACTAACTAACCTTGAAGCCGTTGTTAAGGCAGTTCACCCAACAGTTATGATTGGGACGTCAACCCAACCAGGGACGTTCACTGAAAGCATTGTTAAGGAAATGGCTGCACATACGGAACGGCCAATCATCTTCCCACTGTCTAACCCAACCAAGTTAGCAGAAGCCAAAGCAGAAGATTTGATCAAATGGACTGATGGTCGCGCCTTAGTTGCCACTGGGATTCCAGCTGACGATGTGGAATACAAGGGTGTTACTTACCAAATCGGTCAAGGGAACAACGCCTTGATGTACCCTGGTTTAGGATTTGGTTTGATTGCATCAACGGCTAAAGTCTTGAACGGTGAGACCTTATCAGCTGCATGCCATGCCTTGGGCGGTATCGTGGATACGTCTAAGCCAGGTGCAGCGGTCTTACCACCAGTTTCAAAGATTACTGAATTTTCACAAACTTTAGCTGAAGTCGTTGCACAAAGTGTGATTGATCAGAAGTTAAACAAAGAACCAATTACGGATGCCAAACAAGCAGTTGCTGATATGAAGTGGGTTCCAGAATACAAAACCATCAGCAAATAG
- a CDS encoding AEC family transporter, which yields MAVLWNSIQSVLVVVLIMILGFVLRRTGWFDDKFAGTISKFIKNIALPASIFVSVLSRLTRGQLGSFAGYLAYAFLAVIIGYVIAFILVKLMRVKPGRRGIFINAIVNANTIFIGLPLNIALFGDKSMTYFLVYYIVNTVSTWAFGVFLISNDDPTKPKEKTHNKIDWKKVIPMPLVGFLVALVVLLLNIPVMKVDFISSTLTYVGNLVTPLSLIYIGIVLADAGLKSIRFDRDTIVALIGRFILSPIIMILVLMVAGNLGASFPTMASQTLIVQSATPMLAVLPILANEAHGDVEYATNIVTTSTVLFIVVVPVLMTLIQYI from the coding sequence ATGGCAGTTTTATGGAATTCGATTCAAAGCGTCCTAGTGGTCGTTTTGATCATGATATTAGGGTTTGTCTTACGGCGGACCGGTTGGTTTGATGACAAGTTTGCGGGGACGATTTCCAAGTTTATCAAAAACATCGCCTTGCCAGCGTCGATTTTCGTTTCAGTGTTGAGTCGGTTGACGCGTGGTCAGCTAGGGTCGTTTGCCGGCTACTTGGCCTACGCATTCTTAGCCGTCATCATTGGTTATGTGATTGCGTTTATCCTGGTCAAATTGATGCGGGTCAAGCCTGGTCGTAGAGGGATTTTCATTAACGCGATCGTCAACGCCAACACGATCTTCATTGGGTTACCTTTGAACATTGCGTTGTTTGGCGATAAGAGTATGACGTACTTCCTGGTTTACTATATTGTTAACACCGTTTCAACTTGGGCCTTCGGGGTATTCTTGATTTCTAACGATGATCCAACGAAGCCTAAGGAAAAGACGCACAACAAGATTGACTGGAAGAAAGTTATTCCAATGCCACTGGTTGGGTTCTTAGTCGCATTAGTTGTGCTATTACTCAACATCCCAGTGATGAAGGTTGATTTCATCAGTTCGACCTTGACGTATGTTGGTAACTTGGTCACACCGCTTTCCTTGATTTACATCGGGATCGTGCTAGCGGATGCCGGGTTGAAGAGTATTCGTTTCGACCGTGATACGATCGTGGCGTTGATTGGTCGCTTCATCTTGTCACCAATCATCATGATCTTGGTCTTGATGGTTGCCGGCAACTTGGGCGCCAGCTTCCCAACCATGGCTTCACAAACGTTGATCGTTCAATCAGCAACGCCAATGTTAGCCGTATTGCCAATCTTGGCTAACGAAGCACATGGAGACGTCGAATACGCCACCAACATTGTCACAACCAGTACCGTCTTGTTCATCGTGGTTGTGCCAGTCTTGATGACCTTGATTCAATATATTTAA
- a CDS encoding amino acid permease, whose product MKESRRLLVKKPVNPASFNQGGLAKTLNAFSLTMMGVGAIVGSGIFITPGIIAAKYAGPAAMLSFVIAAVVCSLAALCYAEFSSTIPLAGSAYTYVYTVFGEFLAWILGWSLISEYLFAVSSVAVSWSSYFQNLISGFGLKLPSYLSAAAGTAGTSHAGFNLIAFVVVLAVSLLLVGGLQESTRVNSIMVIVKILVIVLFIAVAIFFVKPANYHPFMPHGVSGLVKGASLAFYAYIGFDAVSTASEEVKNPKRNMPIGIVGSLVVASILYVAMAAVLVGVVHYSQLNVGDPVAYALAVIHQNWAAGIVSLGAVVGMTTVLIVMLYGGTRLLFAISRDGLLPKAFRTVSPHTKVPVKSTWIFGIIASVFAAVIPLDKIAELVNIGTLFAFAMVSIGVVFLRRHETLQQINSSFKVPFYPVLPIVSFLACIYLMINLQAFTWHMFAIWLVIGVVIYFSYSYRHSRIRASLRKKESE is encoded by the coding sequence ATGAAAGAGTCACGCCGATTATTGGTCAAAAAGCCAGTCAATCCAGCGAGTTTTAATCAGGGCGGCCTCGCAAAAACGTTAAATGCCTTTAGCCTGACGATGATGGGGGTGGGGGCAATTGTTGGTTCCGGGATTTTTATCACGCCCGGAATTATTGCGGCCAAATATGCCGGTCCCGCTGCAATGTTATCGTTTGTGATTGCGGCGGTGGTTTGTTCGTTAGCTGCACTATGTTACGCTGAATTTTCTTCGACGATTCCGTTAGCTGGGAGTGCCTACACGTACGTTTACACGGTCTTCGGTGAGTTTCTAGCTTGGATTTTGGGTTGGTCACTGATATCGGAGTATTTATTTGCCGTTTCTTCAGTCGCTGTCAGTTGGTCGTCGTATTTTCAAAATTTGATCAGTGGTTTCGGGCTCAAGCTACCGTCGTATTTGTCGGCGGCCGCGGGGACGGCTGGAACGAGTCACGCAGGCTTCAACTTGATTGCCTTTGTGGTCGTTTTAGCGGTATCGTTACTGTTGGTCGGCGGGTTGCAAGAATCGACCCGGGTCAATTCGATTATGGTGATTGTCAAAATTTTAGTGATTGTGCTCTTTATCGCGGTTGCGATTTTCTTCGTGAAACCAGCCAATTATCATCCGTTCATGCCTCATGGGGTGAGCGGGTTAGTCAAAGGGGCATCACTTGCGTTTTATGCCTACATTGGGTTTGACGCGGTATCAACGGCATCCGAAGAGGTTAAAAATCCAAAGCGCAATATGCCAATTGGAATCGTCGGCTCGTTGGTGGTTGCGTCGATTCTCTACGTGGCGATGGCTGCCGTTCTGGTTGGGGTCGTCCATTATAGTCAATTAAACGTTGGGGATCCCGTGGCTTACGCGTTAGCTGTGATTCATCAGAATTGGGCCGCGGGCATTGTATCCCTCGGCGCAGTCGTTGGGATGACAACGGTGCTGATCGTCATGTTGTATGGTGGTACCCGGTTGCTCTTTGCCATCAGTCGGGATGGGCTCTTACCGAAGGCGTTTCGGACGGTCAGTCCACACACGAAAGTCCCTGTTAAGAGTACCTGGATTTTTGGTATCATCGCCAGCGTCTTTGCAGCGGTGATTCCGTTGGATAAGATTGCGGAGTTAGTCAACATCGGGACTTTATTTGCATTCGCTATGGTCTCGATTGGAGTCGTCTTCTTACGTCGTCATGAAACGCTACAGCAAATCAATAGTTCCTTCAAAGTGCCGTTCTATCCGGTGTTGCCGATTGTATCGTTTCTAGCTTGTATATATCTGATGATCAACTTGCAAGCCTTCACTTGGCACATGTTTGCCATTTGGCTCGTCATCGGGGTGGTCATCTACTTTAGCTACAGTTACCGTCACTCACGGATTCGTGCGAGCCTACGGAAAAAAGAATCAGAATAA
- a CDS encoding ECF transporter S component has product MQRRSNAYHISVLAVLMAIVIIQNIVPFFGYIPLPGLSITTIHVTVIIAAVVLGPRDGAIVGGIWGIIDWIRAFVAPTSALAPIVFTNPLISVVPRILIGVVAGWIFIWFQKRQHRTLGFTLAGVAGALTNTILVLGLIGLLYSHQAAGFYQINLSKLMPYLLAVVASNGVPEAILAGILTPLIGTPLLRFKKA; this is encoded by the coding sequence ATGCAGAGACGTTCAAACGCCTATCATATCAGTGTGTTGGCGGTACTAATGGCGATTGTGATCATTCAAAATATCGTGCCGTTTTTTGGGTACATTCCGTTGCCGGGATTGAGCATTACGACGATTCACGTGACGGTCATTATTGCTGCGGTGGTTTTGGGACCACGAGATGGCGCAATTGTTGGGGGTATTTGGGGAATCATTGATTGGATACGCGCATTCGTCGCGCCCACCAGTGCGTTAGCGCCAATCGTGTTTACCAATCCATTAATTTCAGTGGTACCGCGAATTTTGATTGGAGTGGTCGCTGGCTGGATTTTTATTTGGTTTCAAAAACGACAGCACCGAACGCTGGGATTCACGCTAGCCGGTGTTGCGGGGGCTTTGACTAATACCATTTTGGTACTCGGTTTGATTGGCCTGCTATATAGTCATCAGGCAGCGGGATTTTATCAAATCAATTTAAGTAAGTTAATGCCTTATTTGTTAGCGGTCGTTGCTTCAAATGGGGTACCGGAAGCTATTTTAGCCGGGATTTTAACACCGCTGATTGGAACACCATTATTACGTTTTAAAAAAGCATAG
- a CDS encoding LPXTG cell wall anchor domain-containing protein — protein MNWVKMVDERNGANSEVVFYGQSLGADTVLEAASVPGLSKSVKAVVADAGYATLPELGASLYTKAINYVSNALQSVGLPAITSLPFLSYDKIVPAINARLIKTQGFSVDDLSAVDAASKVTIPLLLIHTEDDAFIPYTQSLELAAANHSADQEVWILPGQVGGHAAANNAILQYQQHLQDFLTPLVSVAEAEDESVDVDPSADSTETSDAIDHTTDATVDTDGKTSTTDTTDETDGLTDTTETTNSADSSTDTTHTAKNSASATGSAESADGTTNGNDSSQTDPDATTTDDNQDDDLANADGSTSATVKNGRLAPVTTTDESATGTVSLADATPSDVDMTNDQTDADEASATDAAVTNNDWLVNHDHSGSVVTASLREDLSAADAKIAMTPTAVSTTKPEADSDLAPVSSPTTKSAPALPQTDETSQSWLTALGASLLTVVTGLWTRIRRRFA, from the coding sequence TTGAACTGGGTCAAGATGGTCGACGAACGCAACGGCGCTAACAGTGAGGTCGTCTTCTACGGCCAATCATTAGGTGCTGATACCGTCCTCGAAGCCGCTTCAGTTCCGGGGTTATCGAAATCGGTCAAGGCAGTGGTCGCTGATGCCGGTTACGCGACCTTACCAGAATTGGGTGCGTCACTGTACACGAAGGCCATCAATTACGTCTCGAACGCCCTTCAATCAGTTGGGTTACCAGCGATTACTAGTTTGCCATTCTTATCGTATGATAAAATTGTGCCTGCCATTAATGCTCGTTTGATTAAAACTCAGGGCTTCAGTGTTGACGACTTATCCGCCGTCGATGCGGCCAGCAAAGTGACGATTCCGCTGCTGTTGATTCACACCGAAGATGACGCGTTCATTCCATACACGCAATCACTTGAATTAGCCGCTGCTAATCATTCAGCCGACCAAGAAGTCTGGATTTTACCCGGACAAGTTGGTGGTCACGCGGCCGCAAACAACGCGATTCTTCAGTACCAACAACATCTGCAGGACTTCCTCACACCATTAGTATCGGTGGCAGAAGCTGAAGATGAATCGGTCGATGTCGACCCTAGTGCTGACTCGACGGAAACATCTGATGCGATTGATCATACGACCGATGCGACTGTTGACACAGACGGCAAAACCAGTACTACAGATACGACTGATGAAACGGATGGTTTAACTGATACCACTGAAACGACTAACAGTGCGGACAGTTCGACCGACACGACTCACACAGCCAAAAATTCAGCGAGTGCCACCGGCTCAGCTGAATCAGCAGATGGTACAACTAATGGCAACGATTCATCACAAACTGATCCGGATGCCACAACTACTGACGACAATCAGGATGATGATCTTGCTAACGCAGATGGTTCCACTTCAGCAACCGTCAAAAATGGCCGTTTAGCACCTGTCACCACGACGGATGAGTCCGCTACCGGCACCGTATCGCTGGCAGATGCGACTCCATCAGACGTTGATATGACCAATGACCAGACGGATGCTGATGAAGCCAGTGCCACCGATGCTGCAGTCACGAACAATGACTGGCTGGTTAATCACGACCACAGTGGTTCCGTGGTAACTGCCAGTCTACGCGAAGATTTGAGCGCGGCTGACGCAAAGATTGCCATGACACCAACGGCCGTTTCGACGACTAAGCCCGAGGCAGATTCAGACCTTGCCCCGGTCAGCTCACCAACGACTAAATCAGCACCAGCCTTGCCACAAACTGATGAAACGTCGCAATCATGGTTGACTGCGCTCGGTGCCAGTTTATTAACTGTTGTCACTGGTCTTTGGACACGGATTCGTCGGCGTTTTGCTTAA
- a CDS encoding KxYKxGKxW signal peptide domain-containing protein — MKRNSQPSATIDHYKMFKDGKHWVYAGITIAGLGSTLMLTTNALADTTTPVSATTTASAPNATTSDQLSQAAGATAADSSSVTDTNSTPVTASSETSTSNTTGDDTTATTAATTSRTSLATTTTDAVADAANNTSATDNAVTSGSTNNTVTDQTSTDATATADSTKSTTTTDAVSDKTSAGLDSTEMSSADTTTTVANQADTTTVSTDTAANTTSSTTDDATTDDASTGTTTAATTLTGEDVTTDTTTTGEDATTDIEATADTTAATTAVTPASTSLTTTDSGHGLIYETNDQTGNQKSTITIEQTGPYSVTWKKVTTSNKDETTTVTLDASDIVAIVNEIKDLTNQAATSAVQEKLAAAKAKLNTIVDQLKELPTTIASTIVGNLIYPIVFTGSGSEALSNLRTEMNEHRYDISNTWEGLDPVAYATDRAAAEEYYPAAVTWWNNVTKETWTLPEYNDPTQNVRAYYIQNGDATKTVIIGQGWTEHLDWIGYVSKIWYDMGYNILMPSQRGQFLSDGDDLTFG; from the coding sequence ATGAAAAGGAATTCACAACCATCGGCCACCATTGATCATTATAAAATGTTCAAAGATGGCAAGCATTGGGTCTATGCCGGCATTACCATCGCGGGGCTTGGTAGTACGCTGATGCTGACCACCAATGCGCTTGCCGACACGACGACACCCGTGAGTGCCACCACCACGGCTTCCGCACCCAATGCCACCACTAGTGACCAACTCAGTCAGGCTGCCGGGGCAACTGCGGCTGATTCGAGTTCGGTAACTGATACGAACAGTACGCCGGTCACCGCTAGTTCTGAGACCAGTACCAGCAACACCACTGGCGATGACACGACTGCTACAACAGCAGCCACCACCAGCCGGACCAGTCTCGCCACAACAACGACTGACGCTGTTGCAGACGCGGCTAATAACACTAGCGCGACTGATAATGCGGTAACCAGCGGCTCAACTAATAATACTGTTACAGATCAAACTAGCACTGACGCCACTGCCACGGCGGATTCAACGAAGTCTACAACGACAACTGATGCCGTTAGCGACAAGACTAGTGCTGGGCTAGATTCAACTGAAATGTCATCAGCGGATACAACCACCACTGTGGCTAATCAAGCTGATACGACTACCGTTTCTACGGATACCGCAGCAAACACGACGTCAAGTACAACTGATGATGCGACAACTGACGATGCGTCAACCGGTACGACGACAGCTGCAACTACTCTGACTGGCGAAGATGTGACGACTGACACGACCACGACAGGCGAAGACGCTACGACTGACATTGAGGCGACCGCCGACACTACCGCAGCGACGACTGCCGTTACGCCCGCCAGTACTAGTTTAACAACGACTGACAGTGGCCACGGTTTGATTTATGAAACCAATGACCAAACCGGCAACCAAAAGAGCACGATCACGATTGAGCAAACTGGTCCTTATAGTGTCACTTGGAAAAAGGTCACGACTTCAAATAAGGACGAAACCACGACCGTCACGTTAGACGCCAGTGATATCGTCGCAATCGTCAATGAAATCAAAGATTTAACTAACCAAGCAGCGACATCCGCCGTCCAAGAAAAATTAGCAGCGGCAAAGGCCAAGCTTAACACGATCGTCGACCAACTCAAAGAACTACCAACCACGATTGCCAGCACGATCGTCGGTAACTTGATCTACCCGATCGTTTTCACTGGAAGTGGCTCAGAAGCGCTGTCGAATTTACGTACTGAAATGAATGAACATCGCTATGACATTTCCAATACTTGGGAAGGCCTCGACCCCGTGGCTTACGCAACTGACCGGGCGGCGGCAGAAGAATACTACCCCGCCGCAGTCACGTGGTGGAACAACGTCACCAAAGAAACTTGGACATTGCCAGAATATAACGACCCGACTCAAAACGTTCGGGCCTACTACATTCAAAACGGCGATGCCACCAAAACCGTTATTATTGGTCAGGGTTGGACTGAACATCTCGACTGGATCGGCTACGTCTCTAAAATCTGGTATGACATGGGTTACAACATCCTAATGCCAAGCCAACGTGGTCAATTCCTGAGTGACGGCGATGATTTGACCTTTGGATAA
- a CDS encoding cytochrome ubiquinol oxidase subunit I, with protein sequence MNLGLSILSLARFQFAMTTVFHFFFVPLSIGLALIVAIMETVYVVKKDIMYKHMAQFWGRIFLLSFAVGVVTGIIQEFQFGMNWSDYSRFMGDIFGAPLAIEALVAFFMESTFIGLWMFGWDRFNAKIHCAFIWLTSIGTMISAMWILAANSFMQNPVGFMINTKTGRAQMTSFAAVVKNEQLWYELPHVLFGAFVTGSFVVAGMAAFALLKKKNVTFFRKSIKVSLIVGLVASIGVVGMGDLQTRYIIKEQPMKFAATEGLYKDSGSPASWAVIEGMDTKNHKAKWSVEIPYVLDILSYHKLSGNVKGQNTINKELHAKYDKKFGKDMNYYVPTKTLFWSFRVMTVSGGLFALIAIIGLFFVRAKSTLIERQRWFLWVLGICTFLPFAANTAGWLITELGRYPWVVYGLLTIADAVSPNVSVASLLISNIVYFCLFSGLGIVMIVLSRRALHQGPDDLLQAADDASYDPYGKEAFSHE encoded by the coding sequence ATGAATCTCGGATTAAGTATCTTATCCTTGGCGCGCTTTCAATTTGCGATGACCACGGTGTTTCATTTCTTCTTCGTGCCATTATCAATCGGCTTAGCCTTGATTGTTGCAATTATGGAAACGGTATATGTTGTCAAAAAAGACATCATGTACAAACACATGGCACAATTTTGGGGCCGAATTTTCTTACTTAGCTTTGCCGTTGGTGTCGTAACAGGGATTATACAAGAATTCCAATTTGGGATGAACTGGTCTGATTATTCACGTTTCATGGGTGACATTTTTGGTGCACCACTTGCGATTGAAGCGTTGGTGGCATTCTTTATGGAATCCACGTTTATTGGTTTATGGATGTTTGGTTGGGACCGCTTTAATGCCAAAATCCACTGTGCGTTTATCTGGTTAACGTCGATTGGGACGATGATTTCCGCAATGTGGATCTTAGCGGCGAATAGTTTTATGCAAAATCCGGTTGGTTTTATGATCAACACGAAGACTGGTCGGGCACAAATGACGAGCTTTGCCGCCGTCGTTAAGAACGAACAGTTATGGTATGAATTACCACACGTGTTGTTTGGCGCCTTTGTCACCGGTTCATTTGTGGTTGCAGGTATGGCGGCCTTCGCCTTGTTGAAGAAGAAAAATGTGACCTTCTTCCGCAAGTCGATTAAGGTCAGCTTGATCGTTGGTTTGGTTGCTTCTATCGGTGTGGTCGGCATGGGTGATTTACAAACACGCTACATTATTAAGGAACAACCGATGAAGTTTGCCGCAACTGAAGGGTTGTACAAGGACTCCGGTTCACCAGCTTCTTGGGCGGTGATCGAAGGTATGGATACCAAGAATCACAAGGCCAAATGGTCGGTTGAAATTCCATACGTCCTCGATATCCTCAGCTACCACAAGTTATCTGGTAACGTTAAGGGTCAAAATACGATCAACAAAGAGTTACACGCGAAGTATGATAAGAAGTTTGGTAAGGACATGAATTACTACGTGCCAACCAAGACCTTGTTCTGGAGCTTCCGGGTCATGACGGTCTCCGGTGGATTGTTCGCGCTGATTGCGATCATCGGGTTGTTCTTCGTTCGTGCGAAATCGACGTTGATCGAACGGCAACGCTGGTTCCTCTGGGTACTCGGTATTTGTACGTTCTTACCATTTGCCGCTAACACGGCTGGTTGGTTGATTACTGAACTTGGCCGTTATCCATGGGTTGTTTATGGCTTACTCACGATTGCCGATGCGGTATCGCCAAATGTCAGTGTTGCTTCGTTGTTGATTTCTAACATCGTCTACTTCTGCCTCTTCAGTGGTCTCGGAATTGTCATGATCGTCTTGTCACGGCGGGCCTTACATCAAGGACCAGATGATTTACTACAAGCTGCTGATGACGCATCATACGATCCTTATGGTAAGGAGGCGTTCAGTCATGAGTAA